The Odocoileus virginianus isolate 20LAN1187 ecotype Illinois chromosome 27, Ovbor_1.2, whole genome shotgun sequence genome has a window encoding:
- the LOC110133309 gene encoding putative olfactory receptor 2B8, translating into MKRTNASTLAGFILLGFSDQPHLEMVLLLVISIIYILTLMGNTTIILVSYFNPKLHTPMYFFLSNLSFLDLCFTTSIVPQMLWNLKGPDKTISYTGCVIQLFVALGLGSTECILLTVMAYDRFSAICRPLHYGVIMHPKLLRQLAALAWISGFVESTVQTILVFQLPLCSHHMMDDFMCEEPALIKIACVNTTFLENELSIASVLYVVIPLGLILVSYGCIVRTVLKIKSAEGRRKAFGTCGSHLIVVVLFFGTLTSIYIQPKSKYTQNYSKFLTLFYTVVTPSLNPLIYTLRNKEVKWALRRLVGRDSN; encoded by the coding sequence atgaaaagaacaaatgCTAGCACTCTGGCAGGTTTCATCCTACTGGGCTTTTCTGACCAGCCCCACCTGGAGATGGTTCTCCTTCTCGTCATTTCTATCATATACATTCTGACACTGATGGGGAACACAACGATCATACTGGTCTCGTACTTTAACCCCAAACTCCACacgcccatgtacttcttcctctccaatctCTCCTTCCTGGACCTCTGTTTTACCACCAGTATTGTCCCACAAATGCTTTGGAATCTCAAGGGGCCTGACAAGACCATTAGCTATACTGGTTGTGTGATCCAGCTGTTTGTTGCTTTGGGGCTGGGCTCCACAGAGTGCATCCTGCTGACTGTtatggcctatgaccgcttcaGTGCTATCTGTCGACCCCTCCACTATGGAGTCATCATGCACCCAAAGCTTCTCCGGCAGCTAGCAGCTCTGGCCTGGATCAGTGGTTTTGTTGAGTCCACGGTTCAGACCATCCTTGTTTTCCAATTGCCTCTTTGCAGCCATCACATGATGGATGATTTCATGTGCGAGGAGCCTGCCCTGATTAAGATTGCCTGTGTGAACACAACCTTCCTGGAAAATGAGCTCTCCATAGCTTCTGTTCTCTATGTGGTGATACCTCTGGGGCTTATTCTGGTCTCCTATGGCTGCATTGTTAGGACTGTGCTGAAGATAAAATccgctgaaggcaggaggaaagcatTTGGGACTTGTGGGTCCCACCTAAttgttgtggttttgttttttgggactCTAACTTCCATTTACATTCAACCCAAGAGCAAATACACCCAGAATTACAGTAAATTCCTCACCCTCTTCTACACTGTAGTGACACCCTCACTTAATCCTTTGATCTACACCTTGAGAAATAAAGAAGTTAAGTGGGCTCTAAGAAGGTTAGTGGGAAGAGATTCAAACTAA